Within Calliopsis andreniformis isolate RMS-2024a chromosome 4, iyCalAndr_principal, whole genome shotgun sequence, the genomic segment TACGCAGCATTTACGTATATATTGCATATTCCACGAAGTACTTTCTATACCAGTCTATCTACTCGCGTGGACAGCACCGCGAGAAGTTTCCAAGCCGCTCGTACAAAGCAGAAGTTAAGGAACTCACCTGCCAGCCCTGAAGCAGCAGGCACCTGTCGACGGTCCTCAGCCACAAGACAGCGTCGCCAGCCTGGAAGTCTCTTAAACGGGTGCATTTCTTATGAAGGAACACGCCGAGGCACTTGAGCAATTCCGAAGTCGAGGCTTGGATCACAGTTTTCCTTGGCCCTGGGGGCTGGGGCTTTTGCACGAGCTTCTCGCACGTAGGGTTGTGCGTGGTGTGATTGTTATTCGACGCTGGAGCTTTCGTCTGCACAGACAAACACCCAACCCCGAAATCAATAAAAAGTCCCAAAGAAAAAAACTGCAACGTCGCTTCTCTATTTTTCATACAACGAAAGGGACCGATGAATAATTCCCTAGCACCCGAGGGAACATAGTTCCCACTCGAAATTTCCACCTAGGGTTGTAAAAGTTGCAAGGTGGCTCGGAAGAGTCGAGTTCCTCGGGAATCTTTACGACGACGAAAGGCACGCGTGTAAAAACGCAAAGGGAAACGCGGGGGCGATCGATAACGCTTTCGATCGTTTCTGGGGTCAAAGCACCTTGGCTACCCTTCGCACGAGACACCCGAGGCACCGAGGAACAAGTGTTCGAGGCTACTTCCGCCGAGAAAAATGGGCCATCGCATTATTCAACGctatcggagcaagttcttccaGGGGGGTCGCGGCTGAATTATATACAAAGAAACTTTCTATCGAGTCTGCGTGAAGCCTGACGCTACCTTAGACCCCCGAGCTCCCTGACTAGAAAACGTAAACACGAAGTAGCCTACTTTCACCCCTAGGGAACACCACCGTACACAAGATAGAAAATCAATGCTCACCTGAGGCGTCTGAATATTCTTATTCTTGTCGACGATGGGTATATTATCGAGCGGCTGCCTGAACGCTATGTTCTTGTTCTTGTTGTCCAACTTCTTCTTGGTGTTGTTCGAGGTGCTGAACCGCTTCCACGACAACGCGTGTATGAACAACGTGTGCTTCTTCAGGTTCTTCTCGAGGGCGTTCTTCTCCGAGATGATCCTCGCGTTGTCGTTGTTGTTCAAGTTGATATTGTTGTTCTGCACCGAGTTATTGTTCGTAGGCGGATGACTCGTGGGCGGCGCCGGCGCCACCGTGGCGACGCTGCTCTTGTTCTCGCGGTTCTTCGCATTATTCAGTTGCTCGTAGTTGAAATTGTTCAGGGTGAAATCGGCGGGATGCTGGTGCCCCTGGGGCGGGTAGACGGACCCGCGCCTGTCGCGCGGGCTGAACGACAACACGGTCCCCATGCTGCCCGATCGATGCTCCTGCGCTTGTTGTTGTTGTGTCTGGGACTGTTGCTGCGAATGCTGAGGCTGCAGCGACGATGGCTGCGTCTGCGTCGCCTGGTGGCTGGGATTCTGGGCCTGTCGACTTACGCTCTGACTCGCGTGGCCAGGATTCGAGCTTTGCTGACCTGGGTTCTGACCCTGGTGACCTGGGTTCTGGGTGCTGGGATTCTGGGCCTGATTCCCTGGGTTCTGATGGTGTCCTGGGTTCCCAGAATGGGCCTGGTGGCCACGACTGGTCTGCTGTCCCGAGGACTCCTGGTGTCCTGGATTCTGGGCCAGGTGACCCGGATTTTGGGCGTCCTCTGCCTGCCCCTGGGCCTGATGACCTGGATTCTGTGCTTCCTGGGACGTAGTGGGCGGAGGTCGCGGTGGACTCGGAGTGGTGACGCGTTGCGGGGGTGGCGGGGGTGCTCGAGGAACCGAGGACTCCCTCGAGGGTCCCGTCAGCGGGGTCGCATCCCCTGGCTCGATGGCCTCCTCCACGACGGGACCCACCACCTCGCTCAGCCGACCTCCCAGCCTGCTGGCTTCTACCTGCGACCTGAACGACCCTGTCTCCTCCTTCTGCTCCTCCCTCGAGTCCTCTTCTCTCTACTTTCTTCCCTTCTGCTCTGTCTTCTGTTTCCCTTCACGCGATCGCGCACCCTCTCCGCGAGAGAGCACGTATGCGACTACCCACGATCGATAGACAAACAAAGTTCACTCAAATCCTAATACACTGTCCAACTGTGCACTCTTCCCTCGAACCAGTCCCACTACGAGCCGCGTTGCCTCCGTCTGTCACGAGGGAAAATGTCGTCGATGCGTGGAGAAGATGTCGGTCGTCGTGCAAAATGGCGAGCGATCGATGCTTCACCGCCCTCCGCCTCTCGGAGGGAGGACGAACCAGCTGAACGAAAATACAGAAGCGACTCTCGGGGCTAGCTCCACCGTGGCTCCTCAGTCCTCCCCCGCCGTCTCGAGAGGTCCTACCCTGCCAGAATCTTCCTGCTCGCGGTCCCTCAGGGCTGCACCACCACTCGATGCACTTTAGCCACTCTCCGAAGCGATCACTGCTGCGCTCCCTCCACGCGGTTCTCGAGCCTTCGGGCTCTGCCTCAATATGATCGATagaacaacaacaacaatatcCACCTGCACTCTCTATCACCCTCGTGACCCTGGCTTCGCCTTTGTTTACCCCCTGTCGCTGTCCACCCGCGCTCGGAACGTTTCTACCCGCGATCGAGCAGCGAAACACTGTCACACTGTGGCCTGGCTGTCGACGCGTCCACGTTGCACTTCGACTGTCAACAGTTGACAACCAGCGAGCTGGTCGTCGAGAGCACGGTTCAGAGAGCGTGTGCGTCGGGATGAGTCGCGTCGCGCGGCGGGCTCCGATTCGTCTCTGGTGCTCGCGTCTTCGCGAACGTCGCCGTCGCCGTGTCCTCGTCCTCGACGTCGCCGTGTCCTCGTCCTCGACGTCGCCGTCGTCGTCGCTCGGCCCCTTCGTGCGCTCGTCCACCGCCGCTTCCTCTGCGACCAACCAACACTTAGCACGCCCCATCCCCGTTATCGGTGCGCGCGCAGTCGTTCGATAAACGCGCTACGTCGATGCCACGGGGGTGGAAAGACAGAGAGGGCGAGCACGAGGGAGAAGGGTGAAACGGGGGTGGCATCGGGCCCGAGGAGGGGGGATGGCCAGTCACGCCGCATACGCCCAAACTTTTCTTCCTCTCTGCCCGCGACAACCGGTCCACACCGATCTCCCATCCCCCCCTACACCCTCGATTTACGAACCGTCTCGTCCCCCGACCTTACGCGAATGTTTGGCCGGAAGCGGCAGCGAGACCTGAACGTAGGTCGAGATTCTACGCTGACGGAGTGGAGAACCTCGAGTAGGGGCTGCCACCCCCTGCTATGCGGCTGTACTCTGAATTCAAGAATTCTGTGATTCCCTTGGACctccctctctcgctctctcccccctccccctttctctctttctctctctgtctTCTTGCCTCGTTCGGTTTTGATTGAGAGTGTCGAAGGAAGAACAGGAGGAGTCACATTAATTATGAGGGGTTTGGGAGTCGAATGGAAATACGTAATGAGGGGATGTCTGTTTTTCTAGCGACACTTGAGCAGCCAGCTACCGCGCGCGCTGAACTCGCTGAATTTAATGGAACGAGATTTTGCGCTAGTAGAAAGGCTGATCGATACCCTATTCTGTATTCGAGTTTGGAAATAATGCGCGCTTTAGTTCGGCAACTGGGTCATTTCGGAATAAGGAGCGACCCTATGTTTAAATACAATTAGAGACGAATTAATTGGCTGCTTTTCCAGACGCTTCAAGAAATAGCTTGTGGTCCGTCAATTTAAAGCGGGGTGGCTGGTGGTCGGTGAATGGGAGCTCGGGTGGAAAATGGATATCGTACTTCGCAGTACGCTTGCGATTCCTCGGAGAGAAAACGTAGGCGGATTCGGTCGAAGATTGTGTAGAGTTCTTTGAGGTGGGAGGAGATgcaaggggtgattctacacgtcgaaatgttacaaaatttatataattattattattgaataAAAATTCTGAGAAGGATATTACTGCCATAGTCACTGATTTAaggagtatttatattatacagcTGTGGCGAAATTCTACGAGTTTCGATCCAGGCAGTGGGTATGACAATCACTGCTGTCCATGGCCTGACCCCTGATACGAGCTCCTGGCTGATAATAGTGTTACTCAATATACTGAAATTCAGGCAAATTTGACAAATTTTGACAAATtcagaaaattgaaataaatatgtaaAAGGACTAAGAATTTGTTAATCAAAgacttgaatattcgaaaatttgaaaagctaaaaatttgaagatttggaaatttcaaaacttaaatgtaatattatttgattctctgagtctactTTTGTATGCTAAGACTTAAAAAACGAAGACTCAACTGCAACTTTGAAatgcatttttttttatttccgcGTTTAAAATCACCTTTTAAATTCTCTCCTATAGTGGAACACTCTGTAGAGGAGTTAATATAAGAGAGGACACGTGGATGCAAGTGCGTTCCCCACATTGACGTCTCACAGATCTAAAACGAGAATCCCACCTATACGACAGTGGGACTTCGCGTCACCGTTGAAAGCACGTTCTCATGGAACGTCATTGTTTCAAGGTTATTTTCCATTATTCGCAAATATAGCTTTGAATGCTACGATAGACAGTTTCTGTGATTCAAGCTATAGATGATTCACCACAGAGGATACAAAGGTGTCGATTGATTTAGTGAGGTAATTCAATCGTGGAACCCATATAGAAGACCGTGTACCAATTATATTGTTTCACATGAGGTTCTCTAGTGAAACATGACAGGACTAAATTATTAATACTACTCCTACTACcagtatttaaattaaaaatttaattatcagACCACGATCTTATCCTATAATTACTTCAATTATGAAATGCATAATTAAATGTGTAGGTTTCGAGAATATAGATACCATTCATTAGAGCGCTTATTTTTAATGATATCAGCTTCAGTTGTTGTACCAAACCACTAATACTGTATCCATGTTAATGAAGGAATGTGGAATATGAAATGTGTGATACATCATTAACTTTAACGTGATTAATCATTCACATTTGTTGGCGCGAGCGAGGTTTCAATGcaactatttaaaataaaaggactgaggcttgaatgtaCTTATATAGAAGGTACACCTTTAACTTttcttctcattactcgatttgAATTTACAAAAGGTAATTTAAAACTACAAAAACGACTAAAAAATCACATAAGATAAGGTCTCCAAACAAAGGCAATTTTTTTAAACCAGCGTGTATACACAATCTATCTACACAATTAATTTTCATCGTGACACGACAAACATCGTAAAAATCAGCCTTTAAACAACCGACAGCTCACTCTCACCCCTTCATTTCACCACCCTCATCGCCCCATTTTTAATTACACTAGCGTTCCACGAGCCACGTTCCAGCATCCTCATCTTCGAGCACGGACAAGACCAGCTTCCTGGTATTAAAATGCTCGTCTCTTCGAGCTTGATTGCATCTAAATCCCAACTGCCTCGATATCCCGACACAAAGGTATAGTTCACTCGTCCGTCCATGGGATTACGACAGAACAAGGTCGAAAACATCGGCGCAAAGCAATTACCAGCAACACGCAGAAAGCTGTGGATTAAGGTGACCAGACGAGGGTGAAAAAGGAGGAAGCTAGGGAGGCGAAGAGGGAGTGAGAGAGGGGGGGAGCAACGAAGGTAGATCGATTAGCGCGCTAATTAACGTTTCGCTTAACAACGGGGCGAAACGAAGCTCCGTCCACGCAGCGACGAAGAATCGGATCGATTGATATTTTCATCCCCCTTCGTCAAACAAAGAAATATACCTGGACATGTGGATCTCGGGCATCCCTCAGCGAGCCAAATCCATCGCGAATACCAGCAACGAGGAATCGTTCTTGATCGCCAGGGAAAAGCATCCGCTCGAAATAAGAGGCTGGATGGAGATGAAAGCTTATTAAGAGATGAATCGACAGGAGAAGCTGCCAGCGCGTATTGATTTCTCCTCGCATTCGAATGCACCGACATGGAAAGTTATTTCCGTTTCTCTTGGAGGATCCTTGGCCAATTATATTTCATTCGCCACGAGGTTACTAATGTAGTGTTACTTTCGTGGTTCCAGTAGTCACTGCGTTTAaagtaaaatgaaagaaaacacTGCACCCTTTAGGTGTCGTTCTAATGTTCTGAATCCTAGTCGATGCTAATGTCTGAGCTCTATGAGCTCTCTTTAGAGTTACCACTTTCTCTTTGGGAGTCAGAGCTGCCAAATCTAGCTATTctacaatatataaaatatttaagtaactAAGTACGCATGATACATCCCACTTGTGAGAATACTTGGACTTCATTGGCCTTAATCTGAACGATCCTTTTAGAAATCTATTCCCTATGATCCTCGATATTAATCAAATCGCAGAGCTATATGAGTTTAGTGTCCCATACGATGCTCTTATTTCAAGAGTTTACTTACAGGTAAGTTCGCCTGATCGTTCAATTATTCACGGCTGACGCATTCGTAACCGCTTCCTGCCAGCCCGCTGATCCCCACTGCTTCCTCGGGATGCATCGAGGGCCTGCACACGAGCCCCACTTTCCCTTGGCGGCTGTGGACAGAAGAAATTGTTACAAGGTTCGTCGTTCAGACGACATATCAGAGCTGTTCTCGTAAGTCTGCGCTGAATGCTTAGGACCAGGTCGACGCTTTAAAGATGCACGCGGCTCTAAAGCGCGTCGCTTGATGCGAGAGCTCAGTGGTCGAGCGGAGAACTTCAAGTGCCAGCGATATTAACCATTTACGGCTTGGAGACACTTTTAAACCACTACTTGCATTAAGAACACTATCGTAAAACGAAAATGGTTGGAGCCCTGGGAATAGATATAAATTCTGTTCCTTACACGAAGTGTCCAAGAAATGACCTAATGATTCAATGATCACTGTACTATAGGTGTGACAGACGATTATACGTTTATATATTCAGATTCGATATAATTTTCAGCCCACTGTGCAGTGTAAAACTTACATGCCCAGGCCTCGAGTTTGGCTGAGATACCAATACTTGCGTTCACTTCAACGTCTAGCGAAGGAATGACGTTAGTAGATTTTCTTGCATCCCACATATTCGAACCATCGGTGTGGTTTATTATCACCAGTCCCTATCATAAAACTATTATTGTGCTCGACTATGGTTTTGCCCTTttcgatattattcgttttcttaaAGGTAGCTCAATAACTTTGACATTCTTGAATGTCTGCTATTTTCagaaatatgaaaaaaatttatttagaaaAGTTCTATGCTAGTACAGGGTGTCCAAGGAAAACAGGAAATTTTGAAAACAAAATTTGAAAACAAAATTTCCTGTTTCCCTGAAACACAGAGTattctttaatttatttattttgtgaaatGCTTTTACAGACTTTAAAGCCACcttcatttatttaaatatagacTGCAATGCTTCACAATTTTTATACTTCATGTGAAATGTACCTATTACCACAAGGAAGCGAGTCGAAGGAATGCAAATTAAGATCAACACAAAGCGTGGGTTAGCGCAATACCCTATCGACTCAAGTCCCTCTGGTATTTCTGAAACTCCAAGCTTCGTACCCCTTCGTAGAAAGTTTTAATACGGCAAAGTGTTGGGCACCTGGCGGAATTGCGTGGCATTAAATATTTACAGCCAAGGGTATTCAAACAGGTTGAACTCGGGCGCGAGAAATAGAAACATTCGCGCGAGATTTCGAGGGAATGCAAACAGGTCGTGGGGGTGGAATCACCGGAACCTTTCGGCTTTAAAGGATTTCCCAAGATCCCTGACCTGAATGGATCCTACGAGAACCGTCGTCTTCGCACGACGGATTTCTGGATACATGTATTCCATTAATACGCGAGCGCAGTGTCACCCCCTGAGCGAAGGGGAGGATTTCACGACGCGACTTGATCGGATCTAGGATGTTCAACGAGCAGTCAGAATTTATGGCAACGTCTCGCGGCCGATTCTCATTCAAATTGGAACGAGTTTCCACGAACAGTAGTAATTCGTGACAAGTTTGAATAGCTACACTGGAATTCCTTCCGTGAGAAACATGAATTTCATATGAAAAGAATGCTAGTTAATACAGTACAAAAGAATATTTATCGTTTCATGTATTATGatagttattcttgctataatttcatttatttttgggAAGAAAGAATGCACTGTGATTTTTGTCAGTGTATGACTAATTATTATTACTTTATGGAAAAAGATATGCCACTGACTCGTCTGACTTGTTCTACTTTAATTCATTTAGGTGCAGATCAGTAGGCGAAGTTTTTAGAAGTTTAACATG encodes:
- the LOC143177812 gene encoding uncharacterized protein LOC143177812: MSVHSNARRNQYALAASPVDSSLNKLSSPSSLLFRADAFPWRSRTIPRCWYSRWIWLAEGCPRSTCPEEAAVDERTKGPSDDDGDVEDEDTATSRTRTRRRRRSRRREHQRRIGARRATRLIPTHTLSEPCSRRPARWLSTVDSRSATWTRRQPGHSVTVFRCSIAGRNVPSAGGQRQGVNKGEARVTRVIESAGGYCCCCSIDHIEAEPEGSRTAWRERSSDRFGEWLKCIEWWCSPEGPRAGRFWQGRTSRDGGGGLRSHGGASPESRFCIFVQLVRPPSERRRAVKHRSLAILHDDRHLLHASTTFSLVTDGGNAARSGTGSREECTVGQCIRI